A single window of Leclercia adecarboxylata DNA harbors:
- the malK gene encoding maltose/maltodextrin ABC transporter ATP-binding protein MalK, protein MASVELRNVTKAWGDVVVSKDINLDIQEGEFVVFVGPSGCGKSTLLRMIAGLETITSGDLMIGDTRMNDIPPAERGVGMVFQSYALYPHLSVAENMSFGLKLAGAKKETINQRVTQVAEVLQLAHLLERKPKALSGGQRQRVAIGRTLVAEPRVFLLDEPLSNLDAALRVQMRIEISRLHKRLGRTMIYVTHDQVEAMTLADKIVVLDAGRVAQVGKPLELYHYPADRFVAGFIGSPKMNFLPVKVTATAIEQVQVELPNRQQVWLPVDSANVNVGANMSLGIRPEHLLPSHIADVTLEGEVQVVEQLGHETQIHIQIPAIRQNLVYRQNDVVLVKEGATFAIGLPPERCHLFREDGTACRRLHQEPGV, encoded by the coding sequence ATGGCGAGCGTAGAACTGCGTAACGTAACGAAAGCCTGGGGTGACGTGGTGGTGTCGAAAGATATCAATCTCGATATCCAGGAAGGCGAATTCGTGGTTTTTGTGGGCCCGTCAGGCTGCGGTAAATCCACACTGCTGCGCATGATTGCCGGTCTGGAAACGATCACCAGCGGCGATCTGATGATTGGCGATACCCGGATGAACGATATCCCGCCAGCGGAACGCGGCGTCGGGATGGTATTCCAGTCTTATGCCCTCTATCCCCATCTCTCCGTTGCCGAGAATATGTCGTTCGGCCTGAAGCTGGCCGGCGCCAAAAAAGAGACCATCAACCAGCGTGTGACCCAGGTTGCCGAAGTGTTGCAGCTGGCGCACCTGCTGGAGCGTAAGCCGAAGGCACTTTCCGGTGGTCAGCGTCAGCGTGTGGCGATTGGCCGTACGCTGGTGGCGGAACCGCGCGTGTTTCTGCTCGATGAGCCGCTGTCGAACCTCGACGCCGCGCTGCGCGTGCAAATGCGTATTGAGATCTCCCGCCTGCACAAGCGTCTGGGCCGCACCATGATTTACGTCACCCACGATCAGGTCGAAGCGATGACTCTGGCCGACAAGATTGTGGTGCTGGATGCCGGTCGCGTGGCGCAGGTAGGTAAACCGCTGGAACTCTATCACTACCCGGCAGACCGCTTTGTTGCGGGCTTTATTGGCTCGCCAAAGATGAACTTCCTGCCGGTCAAAGTCACCGCCACCGCCATTGAACAGGTTCAGGTTGAACTGCCGAACCGCCAGCAGGTGTGGTTACCGGTAGACAGTGCAAACGTCAACGTGGGGGCGAACATGTCCCTCGGGATCCGCCCTGAGCATCTACTGCCGAGCCACATCGCTGATGTGACGCTGGAAGGCGAGGTTCAGGTGGTTGAGCAACTTGGTCATGAAACACAGATTCATATCCAGATCCCCGCCATTCGTCAGAACCTGGTGTACCGCCAGAATGACGTGGTGTTGGTAAAAGAGGGTGCCACATTCGCTATCGGCTTGCCGCCAGAGCGCTGCCATCTCTTCCGGGAAGATGGCACTGCATGTCGTCGGCTGCACCAGGAGCCAGGCGTTTAA
- a CDS encoding maltoporin yields the protein MMITLRKVPLAVAIAAGILSAQAGAVDFKGYARSGIGWTGSGGEQQCFQATGAQSKYRLGNECETYAELKLGQEVWKEGDKSFYFDTNVAYSVSQRNDWEATDPAFREANVQGKNLIEWLPGSTIWAGKRFYQRHDVHMIDFYYWDISGPGAGIENIDLGFGKLSMAATRSSESGGSSAFADFDANGDRIYDNVVPNDVFDIRLAGMEINPGGTLELGVDYGHTNIPDDYYLQPGASKDGWMFTAEHTQSMMKGFNKFVVQYATDSMTSNGKGIPQGASLNNDGSLIRVIDHGAITLADQWDLMYVGMYQNIDLDNNNGTEWWTVGVRPMFKWTPIMSTLLEVGYDNVKSQKTDDTNSQYKITLAQQWQAGDSIWSRPAIRVFATYAKWDEKWGYANNGDTNAGYTSGVAYNDTSARTFSRGDNDEWTFGAQMEIWW from the coding sequence ATAATGATTACTCTGCGCAAAGTCCCTCTGGCGGTCGCCATTGCGGCAGGCATCCTGTCTGCCCAGGCCGGCGCTGTAGACTTTAAAGGTTATGCTCGTTCTGGCATTGGCTGGACCGGGAGTGGTGGCGAACAGCAGTGTTTCCAGGCAACAGGTGCACAAAGTAAATACCGTCTTGGTAACGAATGTGAAACCTATGCTGAATTGAAACTTGGCCAGGAAGTGTGGAAAGAGGGCGACAAGAGCTTCTACTTCGACACCAACGTAGCGTATTCCGTTTCTCAGCGTAATGACTGGGAAGCCACCGATCCGGCATTCCGTGAAGCAAACGTGCAGGGTAAAAACCTGATCGAATGGCTGCCAGGCTCCACTATCTGGGCCGGTAAGCGCTTCTATCAGCGTCATGACGTTCACATGATCGACTTCTACTACTGGGATATTTCAGGTCCTGGTGCCGGTATCGAAAACATCGATCTGGGCTTCGGTAAACTGTCTATGGCAGCGACCCGTTCATCTGAATCCGGCGGCTCTTCCGCGTTCGCAGATTTCGATGCAAACGGCGACCGTATTTACGACAACGTTGTACCAAACGACGTCTTCGATATCCGTTTAGCCGGTATGGAAATCAACCCAGGCGGTACCCTGGAGCTGGGCGTTGACTACGGTCACACCAACATTCCTGACGACTACTATCTGCAGCCTGGCGCCTCTAAAGATGGCTGGATGTTCACCGCTGAACATACCCAGAGCATGATGAAAGGCTTCAACAAGTTTGTGGTTCAGTACGCAACGGATTCCATGACCTCCAACGGTAAAGGTATTCCGCAGGGTGCAAGCCTGAACAACGACGGCTCCCTGATTCGCGTCATCGACCACGGTGCAATCACTCTGGCTGACCAATGGGATCTGATGTACGTCGGTATGTACCAGAACATCGACCTGGACAACAACAACGGTACCGAGTGGTGGACCGTCGGTGTTCGTCCGATGTTCAAATGGACGCCAATCATGTCCACCTTGCTGGAAGTTGGCTACGACAACGTTAAGTCTCAGAAAACTGACGACACCAACAGCCAGTACAAAATCACCCTGGCACAACAGTGGCAGGCAGGCGACAGCATCTGGTCTCGTCCGGCTATCCGTGTCTTCGCAACCTACGCCAAGTGGGATGAGAAATGGGGTTACGCAAACAACGGCGACACGAATGCAGGCTACACCTCTGGCGTAGCGTATAACGACACTTCTGCACGTACCTTCAGCCGTGGCGACAACGATGAGTGGACCTTCGGTGCCCAGATGGAAATCTGGTGGTAA
- the malF gene encoding maltose ABC transporter permease MalF has translation MDVVKKKHWWQSDTLKWSVIGLLGLLVGYLIVVMYAQGEYLFAAMTLILSAVGLYIFANRKAYAWRYVYPGVAGMGLFVLFPLICTIAIAFTNYSSTNQLAQERAQQVLMDRSYQAGKTFNFGLYPSGDEWKLALTDDAAGKYYVSDAFKFGGEQKLALKEADALPEGERANLRVITQNRQALTQVTAELPDESKVIMSSLRQFSGTRPLYTLGDNSTLTNNQTGVKYRPNNEIGFYQSVNADGNWGDDKLSPGYTVTIGWDNFTRVFTDEGIQKPFFAIFVWTVVFSILTVILTVAVGMVLACLVQWEALKGKAIYRVLLILPYAVPSFISILIFKGLFNQSFGEINMMLSGLFGIKPAWFSDPTTARTMIVIVNTWLGYPYMMILCMGLLKAIPDDLYEASAMDGATPFQNFFKITLPLLIKPLTPLMIASFAFNFNNFVLIQLLTNGGPDRLGTTTPAGYTDLLVSYTYRIAFEGGGGQDFGLAAAIATLIFLLVGALAIVNLKATRMKFD, from the coding sequence ATGGATGTCGTTAAAAAGAAACACTGGTGGCAAAGCGACACGCTGAAATGGTCAGTGATTGGTCTGCTGGGCTTGCTGGTGGGTTACCTTATTGTTGTAATGTACGCCCAGGGGGAGTACCTGTTTGCCGCCATGACGCTGATCTTAAGCGCCGTCGGCCTCTATATTTTCGCCAATCGTAAAGCCTACGCCTGGCGCTATGTCTATCCGGGCGTGGCCGGGATGGGGCTGTTTGTCCTGTTCCCGCTGATCTGCACCATCGCCATTGCCTTCACCAACTACAGCAGCACCAACCAGCTCGCGCAAGAGCGCGCTCAGCAGGTGCTGATGGATCGTTCCTATCAGGCCGGTAAGACCTTCAACTTTGGCCTCTACCCGTCCGGTGACGAGTGGAAGCTGGCCCTGACCGACGATGCCGCGGGCAAATACTACGTTTCCGATGCCTTTAAATTTGGCGGCGAGCAAAAACTGGCCCTGAAAGAAGCGGACGCGCTGCCGGAAGGGGAACGCGCTAACCTGCGTGTTATCACCCAGAACCGCCAGGCGCTGACCCAGGTGACCGCCGAGCTGCCGGATGAAAGCAAAGTGATCATGAGCTCGCTGCGCCAGTTCTCCGGCACACGTCCGCTCTACACGCTGGGCGATAACAGCACGCTCACCAACAACCAGACCGGCGTGAAGTACCGCCCAAACAATGAGATTGGTTTCTACCAGTCCGTCAATGCCGACGGTAACTGGGGCGACGATAAGCTCAGCCCGGGCTACACCGTGACCATCGGCTGGGACAACTTTACCCGCGTCTTCACCGACGAAGGCATTCAGAAGCCGTTCTTCGCCATCTTCGTCTGGACCGTGGTCTTCTCGATACTGACCGTGATCCTGACCGTGGCTGTCGGCATGGTGCTGGCCTGCCTGGTCCAGTGGGAAGCACTGAAAGGGAAAGCGATTTACCGCGTCCTGCTGATCCTGCCGTATGCCGTGCCGTCGTTCATCTCGATTCTGATTTTCAAGGGTCTGTTCAACCAGAGCTTTGGTGAAATCAACATGATGCTGAGCGGGCTGTTTGGCATCAAGCCGGCCTGGTTCAGCGATCCGACCACCGCCCGCACCATGATCGTCATCGTCAACACCTGGCTTGGCTATCCGTACATGATGATCCTGTGCATGGGGCTGCTGAAGGCCATCCCGGATGACCTGTACGAAGCCTCGGCGATGGACGGTGCGACCCCGTTCCAGAACTTCTTTAAAATTACGCTCCCGCTGCTGATCAAGCCGCTGACGCCGCTGATGATTGCCAGCTTCGCCTTTAACTTTAACAACTTCGTGCTGATTCAGCTGTTGACCAACGGTGGCCCGGACCGTCTCGGCACCACCACGCCAGCCGGTTATACCGACCTGCTCGTAAGCTACACCTACCGTATCGCCTTCGAAGGCGGCGGCGGCCAGGACTTCGGTCTGGCGGCAGCGATTGCCACCCTGATCTTCCTGCTGGTAGGCGCGCTGGCGATTGTAAACCTGAAAGCTACTCGCATGAAATTTGACTAA
- the malE gene encoding maltose/maltodextrin ABC transporter substrate-binding protein MalE encodes MNIKTGARVFALSALAAMMISAPALAKIEEGKLVIWINGDKGYNGLAEVGKKFEKDTGIKVTVEHPDKLEEKFPQVAATGDGPDIIFWAHDRFGGYAQSGLLAEVSPDKAFQDKLFPFTWDAVRYNGKLIAYPVAVESLSLIYNKDLVPNPPKTWEEIPALDKELKAKGKSALMFNLQEPYFTWPLIAADGGYAFKFADGKYDVKDVGVDNAGAKAGLTFLVDLIKNKQMNADTDYSIAEAAFNKGETAMTINGPWAWSNIDKSKINYGVAVLPTFNGKPSKPFVGVLSAGINAASPNKELAKEFLENYLLTDQGLEEVNKDKPLGAVALKSFQETLAKDPRIAATMSNAEKGEIMPNIPQMAAFWYATRTAVINAASGRQTVDAALKDAQGRITK; translated from the coding sequence ATGAATATCAAGACTGGCGCACGCGTTTTCGCATTGTCCGCCCTTGCAGCAATGATGATCTCCGCTCCGGCGCTCGCCAAAATTGAAGAAGGTAAGCTGGTAATCTGGATTAACGGCGACAAAGGCTACAACGGCCTGGCCGAAGTGGGTAAGAAATTCGAGAAAGACACCGGCATCAAAGTCACCGTTGAACACCCGGACAAACTGGAAGAGAAATTCCCGCAGGTTGCGGCGACCGGCGACGGCCCGGACATTATCTTCTGGGCGCATGACCGTTTCGGTGGCTACGCACAGTCTGGTCTGCTGGCGGAAGTCTCTCCGGATAAAGCCTTCCAGGACAAGCTGTTCCCGTTCACCTGGGATGCCGTGCGTTACAACGGCAAGCTGATTGCTTACCCGGTCGCGGTTGAATCGCTCTCCCTGATCTACAACAAAGACCTCGTACCGAACCCGCCGAAAACCTGGGAAGAGATCCCGGCTCTGGATAAAGAGCTGAAGGCGAAAGGTAAGAGCGCGCTGATGTTCAACCTGCAAGAACCGTACTTCACCTGGCCGCTGATTGCTGCCGATGGCGGCTACGCGTTCAAATTTGCTGACGGCAAATATGACGTGAAAGACGTCGGCGTGGACAACGCAGGCGCGAAAGCGGGTCTGACCTTCCTGGTTGACCTGATCAAGAACAAACAGATGAACGCGGACACCGATTACTCCATCGCCGAAGCAGCGTTCAACAAGGGCGAAACCGCGATGACCATCAACGGTCCGTGGGCGTGGTCCAACATCGACAAGAGCAAAATCAACTACGGCGTCGCGGTGCTGCCAACCTTCAATGGCAAGCCGTCTAAACCGTTCGTTGGCGTGCTGAGCGCCGGTATCAACGCCGCCAGCCCGAACAAAGAGCTGGCGAAAGAGTTCCTGGAAAACTACCTCCTGACCGATCAGGGTCTGGAAGAAGTGAACAAGGATAAACCGCTGGGTGCCGTGGCGCTGAAATCCTTCCAGGAAACGCTGGCGAAAGATCCACGCATCGCCGCCACCATGAGTAACGCCGAGAAAGGCGAAATCATGCCGAACATCCCGCAGATGGCTGCCTTCTGGTATGCCACCCGTACTGCGGTGATCAACGCCGCCAGCGGTCGTCAGACTGTGGATGCCGCGCTGAAAGATGCTCAGGGTCGTATTACCAAGTAG